Proteins encoded together in one Schumannella luteola window:
- a CDS encoding DNA-binding protein — MFVITADQVGSRRGSDLVAGALDDIQGALGPRLALPADRTAGDELQVVTADARAALDLVLRLSREGRWSVGCGIGAVDELADSTRASTGPAFIAARDAVEAAKKSRTRLSVRGGADGLGAAAIEPLADLLLLLRARRSEPGWELADLLADGATQADAAQQLGITPQAASQRARAAEIAAEAAAIPALVRLLELADAPAAGAPVSEAASTVESTGRTVGTSRSARSARAKGARR; from the coding sequence ATGTTCGTCATCACCGCCGACCAGGTCGGCAGCCGTCGCGGATCCGACCTCGTGGCCGGGGCGCTCGACGACATCCAGGGCGCGCTCGGGCCCCGGCTCGCCCTGCCCGCCGACCGCACCGCCGGCGACGAGCTGCAGGTGGTCACCGCCGATGCCCGCGCCGCCCTCGACCTCGTGCTGCGGCTCAGTCGCGAGGGCCGTTGGAGCGTGGGGTGCGGCATCGGCGCCGTCGACGAGCTCGCCGACAGCACCCGCGCGAGCACCGGGCCCGCGTTCATCGCCGCCCGCGACGCCGTCGAGGCCGCGAAGAAGAGCCGCACCCGCCTCAGCGTGCGCGGCGGCGCCGACGGACTCGGCGCGGCCGCGATCGAACCGCTCGCGGACCTGCTGCTGCTGCTGCGGGCCCGCCGCAGCGAACCGGGATGGGAGCTCGCCGATCTGCTCGCCGACGGGGCGACCCAGGCGGATGCGGCGCAGCAGCTCGGCATCACTCCGCAGGCAGCGAGCCAACGCGCCCGGGCCGCCGAGATCGCCGCCGAGGCCGCCGCGATTCCCGCGCTCGTGCGGCTGCTCGAGCTGGCCGACGCGCCGGCGGCCGGGGCCCCGGTGTCGGAGGCCGCCAGCACAGTGGAGTCGACCGGGAGAACCGTCGGGACCTCGAGGTCCGCGAGATCCGCCCGAGCGAAGGGAGCGCGCCGATGA
- a CDS encoding segregation and condensation protein A: MAPSPDAEADAAAVDGVTSVAEASIPAEETTGFRLSIDNFDGPFDLLLSLITQHRLDITEVSLSAVTNEFIAYLRGLDTETELDQASEFIVVAATLLDLKVAGLLPRGELVDAEDVALLEARDLLFARLLQYRAFKEVASWFASGLEVEAGRHVRSVRLEEKFRRQTPELRWTLSVDDFAALATLAFTPREVPTVGLDHLHAPLISIREQAAHVVALLRSTGETMSFRELCAGAEQKGVVVARFLAVLELYRNAAISFEQLEPLGELTVRWTAAHWSDDSLANLGADYG; this comes from the coding sequence GTGGCGCCGTCGCCTGACGCCGAGGCGGATGCCGCCGCCGTCGACGGGGTGACCAGCGTCGCCGAAGCGAGCATCCCCGCCGAGGAGACCACCGGCTTCCGCCTCTCGATCGACAACTTCGACGGCCCCTTCGACCTGCTGCTGTCGCTGATCACGCAGCACCGCCTCGATATCACCGAGGTCTCGCTCAGCGCGGTCACGAACGAGTTCATCGCCTACCTGCGCGGGCTCGACACCGAGACCGAGCTCGACCAGGCGAGCGAGTTCATCGTCGTCGCGGCGACGCTGCTCGACCTCAAGGTCGCCGGGCTCCTGCCGCGCGGCGAGCTCGTCGACGCCGAGGATGTCGCCCTGCTCGAGGCGCGCGACCTGCTGTTCGCGCGGCTGCTGCAGTACCGCGCCTTCAAGGAGGTCGCGAGCTGGTTCGCGTCCGGCCTCGAGGTCGAGGCGGGCCGGCACGTGCGCTCGGTGCGGCTCGAGGAGAAGTTCCGCCGGCAGACACCGGAGCTGCGCTGGACGTTGAGCGTCGACGACTTCGCGGCCCTCGCGACGCTCGCCTTCACGCCGCGCGAGGTGCCCACCGTCGGGCTCGACCATCTGCACGCGCCGCTGATCAGCATCCGCGAGCAGGCCGCGCACGTGGTCGCGCTGCTGCGCAGCACGGGCGAGACGATGAGCTTCCGCGAGCTGTGCGCCGGCGCCGAGCAGAAGGGCGTCGTCGTGGCGCGCTTCCTGGCCGTGCTCGAGCTGTACCGCAACGCCGCGATCTCGTTCGAACAGCTCGAGCCGCTCGGCGAGCTGACGGTGCGGTGGACGGCCGCGCACTGGAGCGACGACAGCCTGGCTAACCTGGGGGCCGACTATGGATGA
- a CDS encoding LLM class flavin-dependent oxidoreductase, with amino-acid sequence MDAALPRLGMTFDPTMPPERLLPLARAVEEAGLDELWVWEDCFAESGIAPAVAALAATSRIRVGIGLLPLPLRSTAITAMELATIERMFPGRFIAGIGHGVQEWMGQAGVRVASPLTLLRESADAMRRLFAGEEVTVEGRYVKLDRIKLTWPLDAPLELHVGGGGPKSLALAAEVGDGVLLGAPQTVEEVRAMSELAVRTAGKPRPIGVGVITAVGDDGIARAAADAAAWRPEGFDPVEGYAAGTPEQIAERFRAYADAGATRIIAQAPRNDGDDNVGELVRVLGQEVLPLLRG; translated from the coding sequence ATGGACGCCGCGCTGCCCCGACTCGGAATGACTTTCGACCCGACCATGCCGCCCGAACGGCTGCTGCCGCTCGCGCGCGCGGTCGAGGAGGCGGGGCTCGATGAACTGTGGGTGTGGGAGGACTGCTTCGCCGAGAGCGGGATCGCGCCGGCGGTGGCGGCGCTCGCCGCGACGTCGCGCATCCGCGTCGGCATCGGCCTGCTTCCGCTGCCGCTGCGCAGCACGGCGATCACGGCGATGGAGCTGGCGACGATCGAGCGGATGTTCCCCGGGCGCTTCATCGCCGGCATCGGCCACGGCGTGCAGGAGTGGATGGGGCAGGCCGGTGTGCGCGTCGCCTCGCCGCTCACGCTGCTGCGCGAGTCGGCGGACGCGATGCGTCGGCTCTTCGCGGGCGAGGAGGTCACGGTCGAGGGCCGCTACGTGAAGCTCGACCGCATCAAGCTCACCTGGCCGCTCGACGCCCCGCTCGAGCTGCACGTGGGCGGCGGCGGTCCGAAGTCGCTCGCGCTCGCCGCCGAGGTCGGCGACGGCGTGCTGCTCGGTGCGCCGCAGACCGTCGAGGAGGTGCGCGCGATGTCGGAGCTGGCGGTGCGCACGGCGGGGAAGCCGCGCCCGATCGGCGTCGGCGTCATCACGGCGGTCGGTGACGACGGCATCGCGCGGGCGGCGGCCGATGCCGCGGCATGGCGCCCCGAGGGGTTCGACCCCGTCGAGGGCTACGCGGCAGGCACGCCCGAGCAGATCGCCGAACGGTTCCGCGCCTACGCCGACGCGGGGGCGACGCGCATCATCGCGCAGGCTCCGCGGAACGACGGCGACGACAACGTCGGCGAGCTCGTGCGCGTGCTCGGCCAGGAGGTGCTGCCGCTGCTGCGCGGCTGA
- a CDS encoding restriction endonuclease — MTAELSSREFLIDWRAAEAAAARHMQSIGFIDAQVTESGADGGLDVRATDAVAQVKFYANPVGRPDIQKLRGAAHEHRIAIFYSTGGYTQEALDYAVGADVALFSMNPYGECSAVTGSAEILANPVNGDMRREKMAELIAGQYRLAGEALRRDVQLCRRYSEYADIPSAQVSLFDHAWADLDRLVRTFVAQVEERRFLDARTTFGDALRRTAFLSWIVGAELITQYADLESAIAEGWKISVRLSTVDTPERVRDGAAELETWIDKILSEWVASFPDDVRLDRSAIDQMRVFAGLYGVTGIDAEILPPDLLENVRQSLRTAVGAVNADARGAFDAIDALHGRLGVRTPSTLAAGRLRIESIAKRLGQQLGG; from the coding sequence ATGACCGCTGAGCTGTCCTCACGTGAGTTCCTGATCGATTGGCGCGCGGCCGAGGCCGCTGCGGCTCGCCACATGCAGAGCATCGGTTTCATCGATGCGCAGGTAACTGAATCAGGTGCAGATGGAGGTCTAGACGTCCGGGCAACGGATGCAGTCGCCCAAGTTAAGTTCTACGCGAACCCAGTCGGGCGACCCGATATTCAGAAGTTGCGCGGAGCCGCCCACGAACACAGAATCGCGATCTTCTACTCGACGGGCGGATACACCCAGGAAGCCCTGGACTACGCGGTCGGCGCCGACGTCGCGCTCTTCTCGATGAATCCCTACGGAGAGTGCTCGGCGGTGACTGGCTCGGCTGAAATCTTGGCCAATCCCGTCAATGGGGATATGCGTCGCGAGAAGATGGCTGAGCTCATTGCGGGTCAGTATCGACTGGCCGGTGAGGCGCTCAGGCGAGATGTGCAGCTCTGTCGGCGCTACAGCGAGTATGCCGACATCCCCAGTGCTCAGGTGTCGCTGTTCGACCATGCGTGGGCCGATCTCGATCGCCTCGTTCGGACATTCGTCGCGCAAGTTGAGGAGCGTCGATTCCTCGACGCAAGAACGACCTTTGGTGACGCGCTGAGGAGAACAGCGTTTCTATCCTGGATCGTGGGCGCGGAGTTAATTACCCAGTACGCCGATCTGGAGAGTGCGATCGCGGAGGGATGGAAGATCAGCGTGCGTCTGTCCACCGTCGATACGCCTGAGCGAGTCAGAGACGGAGCCGCGGAACTCGAGACCTGGATTGACAAGATCTTGAGCGAGTGGGTGGCAAGCTTCCCCGACGACGTCCGGCTCGATCGCAGCGCCATTGATCAGATGAGAGTCTTTGCTGGCCTCTACGGTGTGACTGGCATTGATGCTGAGATTCTTCCGCCCGATCTGCTTGAGAATGTGCGGCAGTCGCTCCGGACGGCTGTTGGAGCCGTCAACGCGGACGCGCGCGGCGCCTTCGATGCGATCGATGCGCTCCATGGCCGTTTAGGCGTGCGCACGCCGTCCACCCTCGCGGCGGGTCGGCTTCGTATCGAGAGCATCGCGAAGCGGCTGGGGCAACAGCTAGGCGGATAG
- a CDS encoding pseudouridine synthase yields the protein MSDFSEFNDGIDPHDPAGERLQKVLAAAGVASRRVCEEYIASGRVEVNGQIVTELGTRIDPLVDLVSVDGTAIQLDPGKRYVMLNKPTGVVSTMSDEKGRPDLREFTVDYEERLFNVGRLDADTSGLLLLTNDGDLAQVLAHPSFGVEKTYIATVRGEVFPNVLRTLEKGIELDDGPIRADRARLIGEPSRGQSMVEITLHSGRNRIVRRMLDAVGHPVDALVRRQFGPLHLGTLGLGRSRDLSTLELGRLLTISRAGGVPGSGSEQDARRGGKPGAKKDAGQARSRQTSSTKSTGTTGGARRPAARPDTRNRRP from the coding sequence ATGAGCGATTTCAGCGAATTCAACGACGGAATCGACCCCCACGACCCCGCCGGCGAGCGCCTGCAGAAGGTGCTCGCGGCCGCCGGCGTCGCCTCGCGGCGCGTGTGCGAGGAGTACATCGCGAGCGGCCGGGTCGAGGTCAACGGCCAGATCGTGACCGAGCTCGGCACCCGCATCGATCCGCTCGTCGACCTGGTGAGCGTCGACGGCACCGCGATCCAGCTCGACCCGGGCAAGCGCTACGTCATGCTCAACAAGCCGACCGGCGTGGTCAGCACGATGAGCGACGAGAAGGGCCGCCCCGATCTGCGCGAGTTCACCGTCGACTACGAGGAGCGGCTGTTCAACGTCGGCCGACTCGACGCCGACACCAGCGGACTGCTGCTGCTTACGAACGACGGCGATCTCGCCCAGGTGCTCGCGCATCCCTCCTTCGGCGTCGAGAAGACCTACATCGCGACCGTGCGCGGCGAGGTGTTCCCGAACGTGCTGCGCACCCTCGAGAAGGGCATCGAGCTCGACGACGGCCCCATCCGCGCCGACCGCGCCCGCCTGATCGGCGAGCCCTCGAGGGGACAGTCGATGGTCGAGATCACGCTGCACTCGGGTCGCAACCGCATCGTGCGCCGGATGCTGGATGCGGTGGGGCACCCCGTCGACGCCCTGGTGCGCCGCCAGTTCGGCCCGCTGCACCTCGGAACCCTGGGGCTGGGGCGCAGCCGCGACCTCAGTACACTGGAGCTCGGCCGGCTGCTGACGATCTCGCGCGCCGGCGGCGTTCCCGGGTCAGGCTCGGAGCAGGACGCCCGTCGCGGCGGCAAGCCCGGCGCGAAGAAGGATGCGGGCCAGGCCCGCTCCCGCCAGACCAGCAGCACGAAGAGCACCGGCACGACCGGCGGCGCCCGCCGTCCGGCAGCCCGCCCCGACACGAGGAACCGCCGCCCATGA
- the scpB gene encoding SMC-Scp complex subunit ScpB → MDDPQSADETLESEVGAAATGETLESEASGAATAEGETAVKRTPIADLDRALEAILMVVDEPQSLVALAAAVDAPVKTVRTAIDRLVADYDGAGDAAGGTVRRGFELREVGGGWRIYVRAEHDAVVGDFVLTQNPTKLSQAALETLAVIAYRQPITRGAVASIRAVNVDSVVRTLLGRGLIAESHTDSETGAINYKTTDLLLVQLGINSIEELPLISPLLADGVDGFGDAR, encoded by the coding sequence ATGGATGATCCGCAGAGCGCCGACGAGACCCTCGAGAGCGAGGTCGGCGCCGCGGCGACCGGCGAGACCCTCGAGAGTGAGGCCAGCGGCGCGGCGACCGCCGAGGGCGAGACCGCGGTGAAGCGCACTCCGATCGCCGATCTCGACCGCGCGCTCGAGGCCATCCTCATGGTCGTCGACGAGCCGCAGTCGCTCGTCGCCCTCGCCGCGGCGGTGGATGCGCCGGTCAAGACCGTACGCACCGCGATCGACCGCCTCGTGGCCGACTACGACGGCGCGGGCGACGCGGCCGGCGGCACGGTGCGCCGCGGATTCGAGCTGCGCGAGGTCGGCGGCGGCTGGCGCATCTACGTGCGCGCCGAGCACGATGCCGTCGTCGGCGACTTCGTGCTGACCCAGAACCCGACCAAGCTCTCGCAGGCGGCGCTCGAGACCCTCGCGGTGATCGCCTACCGGCAGCCGATCACCCGCGGGGCGGTCGCCAGCATCCGCGCCGTCAACGTCGACTCGGTCGTGCGCACCCTGCTGGGCCGCGGACTCATCGCCGAATCGCACACCGACAGCGAGACCGGAGCCATCAACTACAAGACGACCGACCTGCTTCTCGTGCAGCTCGGCATCAACTCGATCGAGGAGCTGCCGCTCATCTCGCCTCTGCTGGCGGATGGCGTGGACGGCTTCGGAGACGCACGATGA
- a CDS encoding ParA family protein: protein MAAKRNDVAELPGLDVPGTAEPKLGPTGRPLREFPVPAPLSGHGPARIIALCNQKGGVGKTTTTINLGASLAQYGRRVLAIDFDPQGALSAGLGINTHDLPTIYDLLLGSEKDTLSTIVETSTPGLDIIPANIDLSAAEVHLVNEVAREMILARVLRQVSDRYDVILIDCQPSLGLLTVNALTAAHGVLIPLECEFFALRGVALLIETIDKVRDRLNPAITLDGILPTMFDPRTLHSREVLERVVETFGDRVLESVIGRTVKFPDASVAGTPITTFAPEHAAAESYRRVARELVARGAVA, encoded by the coding sequence ATGGCAGCCAAGCGGAACGACGTCGCTGAGCTCCCCGGCCTGGATGTTCCCGGTACCGCGGAGCCGAAACTCGGCCCCACCGGCCGGCCCCTGCGCGAGTTCCCGGTGCCCGCTCCGCTGAGCGGCCACGGCCCCGCGCGCATCATCGCCCTCTGCAACCAGAAGGGCGGCGTCGGCAAGACGACGACCACCATCAACCTCGGCGCGAGCCTGGCCCAGTACGGCCGCCGCGTGCTCGCGATCGACTTCGACCCGCAGGGCGCCCTCAGTGCCGGGCTCGGCATCAACACCCACGACCTGCCGACGATCTACGACCTGCTGCTCGGCTCGGAGAAGGACACGCTCTCGACGATCGTCGAGACCTCCACGCCCGGGCTCGACATCATCCCGGCGAATATCGACCTCTCCGCCGCCGAGGTGCACCTCGTCAACGAGGTCGCCCGCGAGATGATCCTCGCCCGCGTGCTGCGCCAGGTCAGCGACCGCTACGACGTCATCCTCATCGACTGCCAGCCCTCGCTCGGGCTGCTCACCGTCAACGCGCTCACGGCGGCGCACGGCGTGCTCATCCCGCTCGAGTGCGAGTTCTTCGCCCTGCGCGGCGTGGCCCTGCTGATCGAGACGATCGACAAGGTGCGCGACCGCCTCAACCCGGCGATCACGCTCGACGGCATCCTGCCGACGATGTTCGACCCGCGCACCCTGCACTCGCGCGAGGTGCTCGAGCGCGTCGTCGAGACCTTCGGCGACCGGGTGCTCGAGTCGGTCATCGGCCGCACCGTCAAGTTCCCCGACGCCTCCGTCGCCGGCACCCCGATCACGACCTTCGCGCCCGAGCACGCGGCCGCCGAGTCGTACCGCCGGGTCGCCCGCGAGCTCGTCGCGCGTGGCGCCGTCGCCTGA
- a CDS encoding DUF817 domain-containing protein translates to MARAGSAPFSGARFTSVEQWLDDRARALLDRGGVDPASRPGRVRAALLEFLVFGAKQAWACLFGALMLAVIVLARVAYPDGVALARSDALTIAAVGIQALMLTARLETLRELRVIVLFHVVGTVMELFKTGVGSWEYDLDGVLHLGSVPLYTGFMYAAVGSYMVRVVRLFDLRFTAYPPRWLAGVIAALIYANFFTQHWMVDLRWVLLAAVVVVFLRTTMHVRVWRRRFRMPVLLAFALVALFIWFAENIGTGAGAWTYPDQVDGWHLVSPVKIVSWFLLMMISVALVTWVYPPQPPDPAPLDDVNDPVDPATSPSTRGRSDPADGGAAERGPTPQRS, encoded by the coding sequence ATGGCACGGGCCGGCAGCGCACCGTTCAGCGGCGCTCGCTTCACCTCGGTCGAGCAGTGGCTCGACGATCGCGCCCGAGCCCTGCTCGACCGTGGCGGGGTCGACCCCGCGAGCCGCCCGGGTCGTGTGCGGGCCGCCCTGCTCGAGTTCCTCGTCTTCGGGGCGAAGCAGGCCTGGGCGTGCCTGTTCGGCGCGCTCATGCTCGCCGTGATCGTGCTGGCCCGCGTCGCCTATCCCGACGGCGTCGCGCTCGCCCGCAGCGACGCGCTCACGATCGCCGCTGTCGGCATCCAGGCGCTCATGCTCACCGCCCGGCTCGAGACGCTGCGCGAGCTGCGCGTGATCGTGCTCTTCCACGTCGTGGGCACCGTCATGGAGCTGTTCAAGACCGGCGTCGGCTCGTGGGAGTACGACCTCGACGGCGTGCTGCACCTCGGCTCGGTGCCGCTCTACACGGGCTTCATGTACGCGGCCGTCGGGTCGTACATGGTGCGCGTCGTGCGCCTGTTCGACCTGCGCTTCACCGCCTATCCGCCGCGCTGGCTCGCCGGCGTGATCGCCGCGCTCATCTACGCGAACTTCTTCACCCAGCACTGGATGGTCGACCTGCGCTGGGTGCTGCTGGCGGCGGTCGTCGTGGTGTTCCTGCGCACGACGATGCACGTGCGCGTCTGGCGGCGCCGGTTCCGGATGCCGGTGCTGCTGGCGTTCGCGCTCGTCGCGCTGTTCATCTGGTTCGCCGAGAACATCGGCACCGGCGCGGGCGCGTGGACCTACCCCGACCAGGTCGACGGCTGGCATCTCGTGTCGCCGGTGAAGATCGTCTCCTGGTTCCTGCTGATGATGATCTCGGTCGCGCTCGTGACCTGGGTGTATCCGCCGCAGCCGCCGGATCCGGCACCCCTCGACGACGTGAACGACCCTGTCGATCCGGCCACTTCACCTTCAACCAGAGGTCGAAGTGACCCTGCCGACGGGGGTGCGGCGGAGCGCGGACCGACCCCGCAGCGCTCGTAG
- a CDS encoding prephenate dehydrogenase — translation MTDRRLAESVRVVGSGLLGTSIGLALTKRGVDVVLDDASPSARRLAIDYGAGRAPAPGDAPGLIVVAVPPDVTARVVAAELAAYPDALVTDVASVKRAPLDELVAAGADVSRYIGSHPMAGRERGGAVSARADLFIGRPWIIAGHDGISYRRAAALEDLILDLGATPIEMDVEAHDASVALVSHAPQLIASLLATRLTGGSDEALALAGQGLRDTTRIAASDPVLWGQILSANADAIAEVLRPLRDDLDAVIGALGDIDAPGSRRTLVEAVSEGNIGVGRLPGKHGHSGRYTTLTIKIDDRPGQIGRLLTEIGEEGVNMEDLRLEHSPEAEVGFAEIAVVPEAAGRLADALTARGWTIMEAER, via the coding sequence ATGACCGATCGACGACTCGCCGAGAGCGTGCGCGTCGTCGGCAGCGGACTCCTCGGCACGAGCATCGGCCTGGCGCTGACGAAGCGCGGCGTGGATGTCGTGCTCGACGACGCCTCGCCCTCGGCGCGGCGCCTGGCGATCGACTACGGCGCCGGACGCGCGCCCGCCCCGGGCGACGCCCCCGGCCTGATCGTCGTCGCGGTGCCGCCGGACGTGACGGCCCGCGTGGTCGCCGCCGAGCTCGCCGCCTACCCCGACGCCCTCGTGACCGACGTCGCGAGCGTCAAGCGCGCCCCGCTCGATGAGCTCGTGGCCGCCGGCGCGGACGTCTCGCGCTACATCGGCAGCCACCCGATGGCCGGCCGCGAGCGCGGGGGAGCGGTCAGCGCCCGCGCCGACCTCTTCATCGGGCGCCCCTGGATCATCGCCGGCCACGACGGCATCAGCTACCGCCGTGCGGCCGCGCTCGAAGACCTCATCCTCGACCTCGGAGCCACCCCGATCGAGATGGATGTCGAAGCCCACGACGCCAGCGTCGCGCTCGTCTCTCATGCCCCGCAGCTGATCGCCTCGCTGCTCGCCACCCGTCTGACCGGTGGCAGTGACGAAGCCCTCGCCCTCGCCGGCCAGGGACTGCGCGACACGACCCGCATCGCCGCGAGCGACCCGGTGCTCTGGGGCCAGATCCTCAGCGCCAACGCCGACGCGATCGCCGAGGTGCTGCGCCCGCTGCGCGACGACCTGGATGCCGTCATCGGCGCGCTCGGCGACATCGACGCCCCGGGCTCCCGCCGCACGCTCGTCGAGGCGGTGTCGGAGGGCAACATCGGCGTCGGGCGACTGCCCGGCAAGCACGGCCACAGCGGCCGCTACACGACCCTGACGATCAAGATCGACGACCGCCCCGGCCAGATCGGGCGCCTGCTCACCGAGATCGGCGAGGAGGGCGTGAACATGGAAGACCTGAGGCTCGAGCACTCTCCCGAGGCGGAGGTCGGCTTCGCCGAGATCGCGGTCGTGCCCGAGGCGGCCGGCCGCCTCGCCGACGCGCTGACCGCGCGCGGCTGGACCATCATGGAGGCCGAGAGATGA
- the cmk gene encoding (d)CMP kinase: protein MTTTASPVVVAVDGPAGSGKSSVSRAAARELGYDFLDTGAAYRGLAWHALDAGIDLDDADAVRGLLAAFDYRVVPAPGGAHVSVGGADVTEAIREPRVTAVVSSVARVPEVRVALNDVFRRLIRETPSPGIVVEGRDITTVVAPDAQVRILLTADEEVRIARRAAELTPDQAATARQLAERDKADAKVVDFLTAADGVTTLDSTHLNFAETIQAVVDLVHDTVGDPTEDGGAL, encoded by the coding sequence ATGACCACCACCGCATCCCCCGTCGTCGTCGCCGTCGACGGCCCCGCCGGCAGCGGCAAGTCGAGTGTCAGCCGTGCCGCCGCGCGCGAGCTCGGCTACGACTTCCTCGACACCGGCGCCGCCTACCGCGGCCTCGCCTGGCACGCCCTCGACGCCGGGATCGACCTCGACGACGCGGATGCCGTGCGCGGCCTGCTCGCCGCCTTCGACTACCGCGTCGTGCCCGCCCCGGGCGGGGCTCACGTCTCCGTCGGCGGCGCCGACGTGACCGAGGCGATCCGCGAGCCGCGCGTCACCGCCGTCGTCAGCAGCGTCGCCCGCGTGCCCGAGGTGCGCGTCGCGCTCAACGACGTGTTCCGCCGCCTCATCCGCGAGACGCCGAGCCCCGGCATCGTCGTCGAGGGCCGGGACATCACGACGGTCGTCGCCCCCGACGCCCAGGTGCGCATCCTGCTCACCGCCGACGAGGAGGTGCGCATCGCCCGCCGCGCGGCCGAGCTCACCCCCGACCAGGCCGCGACCGCCCGGCAGCTCGCCGAGCGCGACAAGGCCGACGCGAAGGTCGTCGACTTCCTCACCGCCGCCGACGGCGTGACGACCCTCGACTCCACTCATCTGAACTTCGCCGAGACGATCCAGGCCGTGGTCGATCTCGTGCACGACACGGTCGGCGACCCGACCGAGGACGGGGGTGCGCTGTGA